Sequence from the Kineosporia succinea genome:
CCCGCCCGACGTGCTGATCACCACGCCCGAGTCGCTGTTCCTCATGCTCACCTCGCAGGCGCGCGAGGTGCTCGCCGGCGTCGAGACCGTCATCATCGACGAGGTGCACGCCGTCGCCGGGTCGAAACGGGGTGCTCACCTGGCCCTTTCACTGGAGCGGCTCGACGCGTTGCTCGACCGGCCCGCCCAGCGGGTCGGGCTCAGCGCCACGGTGCGCCCGATCGAGGAGATCGCCCGGTGGCTCGGCGGGCGCAACCCGGTCGAGGTGGTGCAGCCCGCGTCCACCAAGCAGTGGGACCTGCGGGTGATCGTGCCGGTGCCCGACATGGCCGAGCTCGACAACGGGATGCCGGGGGCGACGCCCGAACCGGACGGCGACCTCACCGGCGCCGCGGCCGGCGCGGCCCGGCGCCCGTCGATCTGGCCGCACGTCGAGGAGCGCATCGTCGACCTGATCGCCGAGCACCGCTCCACGCTGGTGTTCGCGAACTCGCGGCGGCTGGCCGAGCGGCTCACGGCACGGCTCAACGAGATCTGGGCCGAACGGCTCGCGCTCGAGGAGCTGCCCGATCACGGCTCCGTGCAGCCGGCCGAGATCATGGCGCAGTCCGGTGCCTCCGCCGGGGCCGCGCCGGTGCTGGCCCGGGCGCACCACGGGTCGGTCAGCAAGGAGCAGCGGGCCATCATCGAGGGTGAGCTCAAGGCCGGGCGCCTTCCCGCCGTGGTCGCCACCTCCAGCCTGGAGCTGGGCATCGACATGGGCGCGGTCGACCTGGTGGTACAGGTCGAGTCGCCGCCCAGCGTGGCCAGCGGTCTGCAGCGGGTGGGCCGCGCCGGTCACCAGGTGGGCGCGGTGTCGCAGGGGGCGCTGTTCCCGAAGTACCGCGGAGACCTGGTACAGACGGCCGTCGTGGTGGAGCGCATGCGTGAGGGCTCGATCGAGCAGCTCTCGGTGCCCGCCAGCCCGCTCGACGTGTTGGCCCAGCAGATCGTGGCGATGGTCGCGATGGACGAGTGGCCGGTCGCCGAACTCGAAGAGCTGGTGCGGCGGTGCGCGCCGTTCGCGTCACTCACCCGGGGTGTGCTGGAGTCGGTGCTCGACATGCTGGCCGGGCGGTACCCGAGCGACGAGTTCGCCGAGCTGAGGCCGCGTCTCGTCTGGGACCGGCACGGCGACGTGCTCACCGCCCGGCCGGGTGCGCAGCGCCTCGCGGTCACCAGCGGCGGCACCATTCCCGACCGGGGGCTGTTCGGGGTGTTCCTGGCCGGTGGTGACGAGGCGCGCAAGGGAGCCGGGCGCCGGGTGGGTGAGCTCGACGAGGAGATGGTCTACGAGTCACGGGTGGGCGACGTCTTCACCCTCGGCTCCTCGGCCTGGCGCATCGAAGACATCACGCACGACCGGGTTCTCGTCACGCCCGCTCCCGGCCAGCCCGGGCGGCTGCCGTTCTGGAAGGGCGACCAGCAGGGCCGGCCGGCCGAGCTGGGCCGGGCCGTGGGCGCCTTCGTGCGGTCGGTGGGCCGGATGAAGCCCGAGGCCGCGCGCGAGCGGGTGCTCACGTCCGGGCTCGACGACTGGGCCACCGACAACCTGCTGGCCTACCTCGACGAGCAGAAGCAGGCCACGGGCCACCTCCCCGACGACAAGACCATCGTGGTCGAGCGTTTCCGCGACGAGATCGGTGACTGGCGGGTGGTGGTGCACTCGCCGTTCGGCGGTCAGGTGCACTCCCCCTGGGCGCTCGCGCTGGCCGCGCGGTTCCGCGAGCGTTTCGGGGTCGATGTGCAGGCCGCGCCGGGCGACGACGGCATCGTGCTGAGGCTGCCCGACATCGAGACCGACGACGGCTCGGCGCCCGACGTCACCGACCTGATCGTGCTCGACCCGGAAGACGTCGAGGAGATGGTCACCGCCGAGCTCGGGGGCTCGGCGCTGTTCGCGTCGCGGTTCCGCGAGTGCGCGGCACGGGCACTGCTGCTGCCGCGCCGTCAGCCGGGCAAACGGCAGCCGCTGTGGCAGCAGCGCCAGCGGGCGGCGCAGCTGCTCGAGGTGGCTTCGCGCTACGGCACGTTCCCGATCGTGCTGGAGACGCTGCGCGAGTGCCTGCAAGACGTGTTCGACGTGCCCGGGCTGGAGACGCTGATGCGCGACGTGCGCTCGCGGTCGGTGAAGGTGCTCGAGGTGACCACGCAGCAGCCGTCGCCGTTCGCCCGGAGTCTGCTGTTCGGTTACGTGGCGCAGTTCCTCTACGAGGGTGACTCACCGCTGGCCGAACGGCGGGCGGCCGCGCTCGCGCTCGACCCGGCGCTGCTGGCCGAACTGCTGGGGCGGGGCGAGGGGGCCTCGCTGCGTGACCTGCTCGACCCGTCGGCACTGCGGCGCACCGAGGAGGAGCTGCAGCGGCTGGCGCCGAACCGGCGGGCCCGCACGCTGGAGCAGGTGGCCGACCTGGTGCGCATGATCGGGCCGCTGTCGACCGCGGAGGTGGTGGAACGCACGATCGACGCCGAGGCCTGGGCGCTGGTCGAGGCGGCTTCGTCCGGTGAATCCGGTGAATCCGGTGAATCCGGTGAATCCGGTGAATCCGGTGAATCCGGTGCAGAGTTGCCGGGGCCTCGGGCCGGGGCCGAAGACTGGGGGTCCGACGAGACCGAGGCCGAGCGGCACGCGGCGGCGGGCGACGACGGTGAGAGTCCGCGTGCGGATGGCGGGAGCATCGACCCGGGTGTCGAGCTGGCGCCGGAAGCGTCGGTGGTCGAAAAGGGCTACTCCCCGGCTGTTCCCACGGTGGACCCGGCCGAGGTGGCGCACTGGCTGAGCGAGCTCGAGGGTGCTCGGCGGCTGATCCGGGTGCGCGTCGCCGGCGAGGAGCGCTGGGCGGCGGTGGAAGACGCCGGCCGTCTGCGCGACGCACTCGGCACCGCACTGCCGGTCGGTGTGGCCGAGGTGTTCACCGAGCCGGTGCCCGATCCGCTGGGCGACCTGCTGTCCCGGTACGCCCGGTCGCACGGCCCGTTCACGGCGGCGGACCTGGCGACCCGCCTGGGGCTGGGCGCGGTCGTGGTGATCGACGGGCTGCGGCGGCTCACCGACTCCGGGCGCCTGGTGCAGGGTGAGCTGCGCCCGCTGGAGAGCGGCGGCGGGCAGGGCATGGACTACTGCGACGCCGAGGTGCTGCGCACGCTGAGGCGGCGCTCGCTGGCGGCGCTGCGGGCCGAGGTGGAACCGGTTCCCGC
This genomic interval carries:
- a CDS encoding Lhr family helicase produces the protein MTDQVLERFSPATRAWFTGAFAAPTAAQAGAWNAVSAGRHALVVAPTGSGKTLSAFLWALDRLTSTPPPEDPKRRCRVLYISPLKALAVDVERNLRSPLAGIRQAAGRLGLPLPEVKVALRSGDTPADERRSISRTPPDVLITTPESLFLMLTSQAREVLAGVETVIIDEVHAVAGSKRGAHLALSLERLDALLDRPAQRVGLSATVRPIEEIARWLGGRNPVEVVQPASTKQWDLRVIVPVPDMAELDNGMPGATPEPDGDLTGAAAGAARRPSIWPHVEERIVDLIAEHRSTLVFANSRRLAERLTARLNEIWAERLALEELPDHGSVQPAEIMAQSGASAGAAPVLARAHHGSVSKEQRAIIEGELKAGRLPAVVATSSLELGIDMGAVDLVVQVESPPSVASGLQRVGRAGHQVGAVSQGALFPKYRGDLVQTAVVVERMREGSIEQLSVPASPLDVLAQQIVAMVAMDEWPVAELEELVRRCAPFASLTRGVLESVLDMLAGRYPSDEFAELRPRLVWDRHGDVLTARPGAQRLAVTSGGTIPDRGLFGVFLAGGDEARKGAGRRVGELDEEMVYESRVGDVFTLGSSAWRIEDITHDRVLVTPAPGQPGRLPFWKGDQQGRPAELGRAVGAFVRSVGRMKPEAARERVLTSGLDDWATDNLLAYLDEQKQATGHLPDDKTIVVERFRDEIGDWRVVVHSPFGGQVHSPWALALAARFRERFGVDVQAAPGDDGIVLRLPDIETDDGSAPDVTDLIVLDPEDVEEMVTAELGGSALFASRFRECAARALLLPRRQPGKRQPLWQQRQRAAQLLEVASRYGTFPIVLETLRECLQDVFDVPGLETLMRDVRSRSVKVLEVTTQQPSPFARSLLFGYVAQFLYEGDSPLAERRAAALALDPALLAELLGRGEGASLRDLLDPSALRRTEEELQRLAPNRRARTLEQVADLVRMIGPLSTAEVVERTIDAEAWALVEAASSGESGESGESGESGESGESGAELPGPRAGAEDWGSDETEAERHAAAGDDGESPRADGGSIDPGVELAPEASVVEKGYSPAVPTVDPAEVAHWLSELEGARRLIRVRVAGEERWAAVEDAGRLRDALGTALPVGVAEVFTEPVPDPLGDLLSRYARSHGPFTAADLATRLGLGAVVVIDGLRRLTDSGRLVQGELRPLESGGGQGMDYCDAEVLRTLRRRSLAALRAEVEPVPALDLARFLPGWQGVGGRTRGVDGVLRTVEQLAGAWIPASALETLVIPGRVPGYAPAMLDELTSAGEVVWAGHGSLPGDDGWVSLHPADLAPLTLAPEEAEFEPEELHLAVLDALAGGGAYFFRALSDAVASTDDQKLTQALWDLVWAGRISNDTLAALRARLSGGRTAHKTRLTTPRARYGRYGGLRAGRAGAGAGRPSMPSRTGPPLAAGRWSLLPEREPDPTARAHAQAEVLLERHGVVTRGAVMAERVVGGFAAAYRVLAGFEDAGRVRRGYFVEGLGASQFAGTGAVDRLRASARPAGETFASEGGLRTVVLAAADPANPYGAALPWPERPADNAGHRPGRKAGAIVILVDGALTLYVERGGRTLLSWTDEEELLGAAADALALAVREGALGKLTVEKADGEDVLSRDNPLALALENAGFRATPRGLRLRA